A single region of the Xiphias gladius isolate SHS-SW01 ecotype Sanya breed wild chromosome 17, ASM1685928v1, whole genome shotgun sequence genome encodes:
- the bsx gene encoding brain-specific homeobox protein homolog, translated as MSMNYASSAPAQRSTSFFIEDILLHKPKPLREVIPSPFCSSLASRMPILEYGYPLMPTPILAPHPHHPLHKPEHHQYFFTSGMQMPALFQHHAELPGKHCRRRKARTVFSDSQLSGLEKRFEIQRYLSTPERVELATALSLSETQVKTWFQNRRMKHKKQLRKAQDERKTPGELERSAGNSSESELNDKGAEDLKQGLEPDSYLLEENDDDVDIEDDICSPDHLL; from the exons aTGAGTATGAACTACGCGTCTTCGGCGCCCGCGCAGAGGTCGACGTCGTTTTTCATTGAGGACATCTTACTGCACAAGCCCAAGCCGTTGAGAGAGGTCATTCCCTCGCCTTTCTGTAGTTCCCTGGCCTCTCGGATGCCCATCCTGGAGTATGGATATCCACTGATGCCAACTCCAATACTGGCGCCGCATCCACACCATCCGCTGCACAAGCCAGAACATCACCAGTACTTCTTCACATCTG GGATGCAGATGCCGGCCCTGTTCCAGCACCACGCAGAGCTACCAGGGAAGCACTGCAGACGCAGGAAGGCCCGGACGGTTTTCTCCGACTCGCAGCTGTCCGGCCTGGAAAAGAGGTTTGAAATCCAGCGGTACCTATCCACGCCAGAAAGAGTGGAGCTGGCCACGGCGCTCAGCCTGTCCGAGACACAG GTGAAAACGTGGTTTCAGAACCGGCGGATGAAGCACAAGAAGCAGCTGAGGAAAGCGCAGGACGAGCGGAAGACGCCCGGGGAGCTGGAGCGATCCGCGGGGAACTCCAGCGAGAGCGAACTGAACGACAAGGGCGCAGAGGATCTGAAACAAGGACTGGAGCCGGACTCGTACCTGCTGGAGGAAAACGACGACGATGTGGACATCGAGGATGACATTTGCTCCCCGGATCATCTACTATAG